DNA sequence from the Pedobacter sp. W3I1 genome:
CTTTACTCGCCGGTGCCAAGAGATCGTGATCAGGTATTTTTTAGATCAGATGGCTTTTTACAGCGCTACACACAATCTTCATCTTTATTACCCATGATGCAGGGTTATGAGCGTGGCATAAAAGATATCAATTGGTTTTTATGGGAAGGAAGAGAAATCAGCAGTCGCTGGACCGCCAATATTGACGAGGCGGAATTTGATAAAATTGTGAAAGATTTCTGCGCAAATTATAATGACGCTGTTTTCGAAAAAGCATTGAAAAAACTTCCTGAACCAAGTTATTCATTACACCACGATGCCTTTTTGGCACAGATGCGTAACAGGATAGCCACTCTGCCAAAGTTAATGAACCAGTATTATCATTTCTTTAACCGCATTGTAGATATCGAGGTGACCAATAAAAATGAACTGATTCAGATTACAGATGCGGGGAATGATGGATTACGCGTAAAAATTAATAAGATTTCTAAAGAGGGAAATATTAAAGATGAGCTTTTCGATCGGAAATTTGATCCGAAAGTAACCAAAGAGATCAGGGTATACATGCACAATGGTAACGATAGCTTGATCCTGAACAATAAAAACTCGAACATTAAATTGCGGATTATCGGTGGAAAGGGCACTAAAGTTTACGATTTTGCAAATAGTAATGGATCTGTAAAGTTATATGGTAGAACCGATAAGGCAACTTATAATGGAGAAGATGCCAATAAAATCAGAAAAATAATCTCTAACGATACTTCGAATTTCAGCTACATCCCAAAAGATATGTACCGTCGGAAATCGTGGTTGTTAAACGCAGGTTACAATAATGATGATGGTGTTTTATTGGGCTTGATCTACAAACAGACCAATCCTGGTTTCAGAAAACAGCCTTACGGCAATTCACAGACCATTTCCTTTTTACATTCATTTTCGACTAAGGCTTTTAGGTTTAATTATAAAGGTGAGTGGTTAAAAGCTTTAGGTAAGGGCGATTTTGTTTTAAAAGCTGATGCTTTCGCACCAAATAACACACAGAATTTCTTTGGTTTGGGAAATGAAACACCTTTCAATGATGACGATAACATCAGTTATTACCGTGCACGTTTTAATCTTTACCAGGTTGATGCCTCAATCAGGTGGCGCCGTCCTAAATCTACTTTTAGCGTAGGTCCATCATACCAATATTATAAATTTAATCAGGAAGATAATGATGGACGTTTTATCGAAAATCCATCACAATTGCATTCGTCTGATTCGCTTACCGTTAGAAACGAAAAGATGTTTGCAGGCGCATTTGTAAATTTCACCAACAACACGCGTGACAATGATTTGTTACCAACCCTGGGTAGTTTCGTAGATTTTAAACTATTGGGTTATAAAGGCGTGAATAAATATTCTAACTCTTATGGACAGTTTACAGCGAGTATAGCATTATATAAAAATCTGGATGGCAGAAAAAACTTCATTTTAGCCGATCGTTTCGGTGGAGGAATAACCATTGGTAAACCTGCTTTTTACCAGGCTTTATTTTTAGGCGGACAAGGGAACCTTTTAGGCTATCGTCAGTTTAGGTTTGCTGGCGAACACATGTTTTACAATAATTTAGAGTTACGCGCTAAACTTGGCGATTTAGTAAGCTATGTTTTACCCGGACAAGTTGGCTTGCTGGGTTTTTATGATGTAGGTCGGGTATGGAAAAGAGATGAAGCCTCTACATTATGGCACCATGGCGTAGGAGGAGGGGTTTATTTCGCTCCTGCATCACTCACAGTTGTGCGATTTGTAATGGCACACTCTTCTGACGGATGGTATCCATACGTATCACTTAATTTTAGGTACTAAATTTGTGTAACATATTAATAGATGTAATATCCAAGTATTACGTTCAGCAGACTAACATTGCTTTAACGAGTATGTATCTTTGCAATGAATTAGTAATTAAATAGATAACTATAAATTTTACACTATAGCAAAACTTATACAATGAATACCAATGTAATACAAATAAATAAAAACGAATGTATACATTGCCAGGTAGAATCATCTCTGTCTTTTCGCCCCCTTGTGGAGTATTTAAAAGGCAGGTTGAAAACAGAAAAATCGGTAAAATCAGAATTTTACAGGTTTTTACTTCAAAAAATTGAAAAAGACGATGTGCTGCTTGGCAACATCAGTGCCGAAGATTTATCAAAATATAAAGATACTTTAGAATTAATTTTCACTATTCTAACACCTTTGATGGATAATGAAGATGATTTGTTTTGGGCTTTAAGTACCCCAATTCCGGATCAGATTTTCTTTAGCACCAATGCATTCTATAAATTTTTTAAGGATCACGATCCTAAAAATAAGGTAACTAAAGACAATGAACCTGTTGAGAAAAAACAGCTTAAGTTTATCTACAATGTTATTTTAGGCCGTTTTTATAATTTTGCTTCGGTACTGAAAAATGAGATCATTTATGCGCACATTAATCAGGAAACAAAGCTTACACAATACTATAATATCCAAACAGATACCAAGTTTGTAGATATTATGCATAAAGGCGATTTACCTGAGCTTAATTTTGAAGAACTGGGTAAACATTTCCAGGACGAAACTGAACTGGAATACCTGGTGAAGCATTTGCCTTTACAAAATTTCCATTTCGAAGGATTCAGCATTATCTCTATAACAGATGTAACCTTGCAACATGCCATTGATGGTATTCGCGATGCGCTTGTTAATCACAATTATCAAACTGAAGCCTATACGCATGTAATTCACGCTTTAAAAACACTTAGCGGAAACGGAAAACTCGAATTTGGATTAATGCCTTTTTTAACCGTTAACAACAAGCTCGTTTTTGATAATCAGGAATTTTCACAAAGTATGCTGATTAATTCGGCAAAATCATCCAATCTCGAAGAAGAGGTTTTTTATTCGTTGGTTGATAAGTACAAAGAAAACCCGCGGTCAATTTTTGTAAGCTCAATCAATGACGATCAGATTGATAAAGATCCTTTTCTAAGGGTTTTAAAAGCTGCCGGAGTTTGTTCTTATTCGGTATTACCGGTGTATTACAATACCCAGTTGGCAGGTGTTTTAGAGGTTTATTCGAGTGAGGAAGTAGTGGTTGATGATAAACTTTTATCGAGGTTACGTCCGGCAATGCCTTTAATCGGTCAGCTTTTCCAATACAGTATTGAAGAATTTGATGCTAAAATGGACGAAGTGCTGATGGATAAGTTTACCGCTTTACAACCATCGGTACAATGGAAATTTAATGAAGCTGTTTGGCACTTTCTTCAACAAAATAACAGTCACCATAAATTAAAGGAAATCGAAACGATTACCTTTAAACATATGTATCCGCTTTTTGGCGCAATTGATATCCGTAATTCTACCATCGAGCGGAATAAAGCTTTAAAAGATGACATGGAAGTACAGTTAAACAGTTTAATTGATACTTTAAAGGCCATCCGTAAACATGTTTCTTTAGAACTTACCAATAAACTATTGTTTAATTGTAAAGATTGGATTAAACGCATCGGTGATTTTGCTTCGTCAAATGAAGAAAACAAACTGAACGAGTTTTTAGAAATCGAAGTTTATCCTTTTTTATCGATTATAAAAGGTAATTATCCGGTAACTGCTGAGTTTGTAGATCGTTATTTCGAAGTAATTGTTCCTGAAACCGGCGCTGCTTTTGCAAATCGCAGGCAACTCGAAGTTTCGATGCAGTTGATCAATACCGAAGTGAGCCAATACCTGGAGAAATCGCAGGCTAATTTACAGGCCTCTTACCCTTGTTATTTTGCCAAGTTCAGAACAGATGGAGTAGAGTACGATATTTATATCGGACAGGAAATTGCCCCAGATCGGCCATTTGATTTGTTGTACCTAAAAAATATCCGCCTTTGGCAGTTAACCTCAATGGTCGATATTGCGCGTTTATCTAAAGGATTAATTGACGAAATGCCTCGTGCATTAGAAACAACACAGTTGATCTTTATCCACTCTAATGCGATCGATATTAGCTTTAGGAATGACGAACGCCGTTTTGACGTAGAAGGTGCTTATAATATTCGTTACGAAGTTGTTAAAAAACGTATTGATAAAGTATTGGTTAAAGGTACAACTGAACGTTTAACGCAGCCCCATAAAATTGCAATGGTTTATTTCAATCCTGAAGAAGCCAAAGAATATTTGGAGTACATTAAATATATGCAGGTTCAAGGTTATTTAAACGACGATCTAGAGCAACTGGAATTAGATGAACTTCAAGGTGTTTCCGGGTTAAAAGCTTTAAGGGTAGGTGTGAAATATCTGGAAAATAAAGTAGCAACTAAAACAGATGCTGCTAAAAAACTTAAACCTAAAGAGATCAAATCTATCGAAAAGGAAATTGCTAAAGTGTTGCAGCACTAATAATCCGTATGAGGTCGTCATTTCGAGCGGAGTGTAACGTAGTCGAGAACCACGGAGTGCTCAGCGAAGCTAAATCTATTTAGATAGATCTCTCCATTCCACTGGGTTCCAGTCGAGATGACGGATTTGCTGCTGAAGGTCTAGTATATAATTAATAAGGTCTAGTATATAATTAATTTTGTGCATTCCATCATCCATCTTACATTTTCCCTAACAACAAAAAAGGCTTCCTGATTCCGATCAGAAAGCCTTTTTCATTTGTGTGTTTTTATAATTACTTGATTGCTGCAATTTCTTTTTCAACTGCATCAGTTTCTACAGAACTGATGTTAGTTTTCAAAGCTGCAAATCTATCGATGGTTAATTTTTGTGATTTACCCATTACCAAAGTATGATTATCAGTAGAACCGCTTAATTTTAAATCTGCCTGATCTGAAATTACGGTGTATAAACCTTCTGAGCTGGTATTGATTTCGGCATGTGCATTTCCTTTTAAAAAGATCTGAAGATATTTAGTTCTTAATTTTCCTTCAGTTTTAACAATTGCATTTTCTGAAGCTTCAATTCTGTAAAAATCGTTTACATAAACGGTTAATTTTGCTTTTTCGGTGCTGGTTGAAGTGATTTTTAAATTATCCCCATCCTGCATCACTTTTGCTGTTCCGGTGTTATCATCAGTGTAAGAAATACCAGGATTGCTTCTTTGGATAATGGTGAGTTCTATATTTCCTTTTACAGAAATTCTTTTAAAAGCCGATATTTTTAATATGGCATCCGGTTCTTTTTCTGTTGCAGAAACGCTTGTGGTAAATACAGCAGAAGATAAAACGATTGCTGTTAATGAAGTGGCGATTAGTGTTTTGATTGAGGTTTTCATAATATTTTATTTAATAATTAAATGTTAATTAATTGTTATTTAAATGCTTAAGTCTTTTTGTTATGGTTTTGTAGATAAGACGCAGTGAAATGAAAAACGTTGCAGGCAATGTTGCGTTTTTATACAATCGATAGGTAATACTCGACGAACAGGCATTAATTCAAGACGAAAACTTGAAACTTTTACCAAGCATTTGTAAAATATTTTAAGATCTATTATTGGATTAGTCTTTTTCTTTATCTTTAGTGAGAATTTTAGTCTGTTATTTATGAAGAAAAAGGTTGTACTTGTTCAGGATAATAAAGATATCCTTGATATAATGGACCAGGTATTGGAGGAGGAGGGGTTTGATGTTACGGCATCGCTAACCACCGAGCCTATAGATAAAATAGACGAAATTGAACCCGATGTAGTAATTGTAGATGATCACATTAAGGGTAAAAAGAAAGGCTCTCAAGTAATTAAGGAACTTAAGTCTGATCCGGAAACGGAAGATGTATCAGCCGTGCTCACCTCCACATCCAATAACTTACCTCAACAGGCAGAAGATTGCAAAGCTGATGATTATATCGAAAAACCATTTGATATCGATCATATGGTTGAGGTGGTAAAGAAAAACTCGTAAACTATCTTCATTTCGACTGAAGTGCAACGGAATGGAGACAAATCTATTCGTGAATTTAAAAGTAGATTTCTCGGTTACGCTATCAATGACAGATTCTAATAGAAAGGTCGTTATTATAAGGAACGAAGCAATCTTAAAGCGCACGCTACTAGCGATCGTTGTAAGATTGCTTTGTCGGCTGAAAAGCCTTCTCGCAATGACGATACCCTGAGGCTATTCAAGCCCTTAAAATCATGTTATTTATATTGATTATTATACGACAAATTAGCCCCCGAAATGATGGATTCTTCTTGAAAGATACTGTCCTTCTGCAACGTCGTAGTTTAAACCTTAATGACCTTAATTTCTTAATGGTCAGTATTAATTGAGGAAGGAAGTAATAATAAAGCAACTTAGATTTCTTCCCGAGGCCTTGGGCAATTTCTCGTTAAGTTAACATACTCGTTGTCAGTCTGAGCCTGTCGAAGACCTTTACTAATCGAAACAAAAAAAATGTCCTTCGACAGGCTCAGGATGACAATATTTTGGTTTTCTTCTCACTTATGGCATGCGCTTCGGAATGACGACTTTTAAGCACTAACATCAGGCTTATAAGTATCTGTTTTAACAGTAGCCTTTAGTTCATGTAATATCGTATACAAGCCAAAATTTGTTCGGTTAACATAAATAAAATGTTTTACCCCGCGGGCTTGTTTAAACTCTGGCATTTTAGAAATTTTTTCACCGTAGAGATATAGCTGTTCAAAAAAATCAGGTTTACTAAAATCAAAAGATTTACTGGTATAAGGTCTGGCAAACAGGCTGATCATCTCCCTATACGATTTATAATAAAACTCAATCTGTTCAGGAGAATCATCTGCATGGATCATATCAAGTTTTCTAAAGGCATCTATCGTTTTATTTTTATCATTAATTACATCAGTAGAAATTAAGGAGAAAAACGGGTAATAGAAATCATCAGGTATCTCTTTAATACAACCAAAATCAATTACACCTAAATTTTCATCCGGTGTAATCATAAAGTTTCCGGGATGTGGATCGGCATGTACCGCCCTTAGTTCGTGCTGTTGAAAATTGTAGAAATCCCACAGCGCCTGTCCGATTTTATTGCGTAGCTCTTGAGAAGGATTAGTTTGTAAAAATTCTTTTAAATGTAAGCCATCAATCCAATCCATGGTAATGATCCGCTTTCCGGATAATTCAGGATAATATTTCGGAAACACCACATGGTTGAGGTTTTTGCAGGCTTCAGAAAATTCAATTGAACGCTTAACTTCCAGTTCGTAATCTGTTTCTTCGAGTAAACGTTCTTCAACTTCTTTAATATAAATATTTAATTCCCTTTCCGACATGCCCAATAAACGGAATGCGAAAGGTTTTACCAGCTTTAAATCAGATGAAATACTATCTCCCACACCCGGATATTGAATTTTAATGGCTAGTTTTTTGCCATTAAGCGTAGCCTGGTGTACCTGCCCGATAGAAGCTGCATTGCTGGAGCTTAAGTTAAAGCTATCGAAAATATTTTCTGGAGTTTTACCGAAATTTTTTGTAAAAGTTCGCACAATTAATGGACCCGAAAGGGGCGGGGCATTGTATTGCGACTGGGTAAATTTATCAACATACGATTTGGGCAGGATATTTTTATCCATACTCAGCATTTGTGCAATTTTTAAGGCACTTCCCTTTAATTCGCTCAGCGATTTATAAATGTCAGTAGCATTATCTTCATTTAATTGCTCACGGTCCATTTCAGGGTTAAACAATTTTTTGGAGTAATGTTTAATGTAATTGCCCCCAATCTGGATACCGGTTTTAACAAATTTTGCAGAACGTTCTACCTTGGTAGTTGGAATACTTTTTTGTGTCTTCATCTGGTATTTAAAACCTCATCTTATCTGCAAATTTTCCATTCCTGGATAAAAACTTGCCGTATTCCAATAAATTATCGATTGGCGAATGCTGGAAAAGATCGAAAGTTACATTAATACCTTTTTCGATGGCTTCGTCACTTTTTTCGAATCCTTCACTATCATCGTTGATCCAGAAATTTACAATAAAAGCAAACTGAATCCATAAGGCATCTTTGTACCTTTTGCTTAAAAAACGGCGTTCAGCGAGTTCTCCACTATCTAAACCTTCCTCAATAATTTCTTGTGCAAAGTTTTCGAAAATAGGTTTTACGCCAGCCAGAACATCGGGAGTAGAAAATTTACCACGGTGATTCTTTAAGCTGTAAATCACAAAACTGCGTTCGTTTTTCAGGTTTTCCAGGTAACTGTAAAAGAAAGAAAGCATTTTTTCTCTGGCCGTATACTGGAGCCAAACTTCCTGCTCTTTAATTTTGTTAATAGTTTCGAAAGTAAGTTCGAACCAGATTGTTTTTTCTATGCTTTCGAATGAAGAGAAAAACTGATAAAAATCGGCCTCGGTAATTTTAAGCTTTTTTACAAAAATATAAACCGATTTTGGTTTTTCATCGTTCGTTAAAACATAATCTAAGTATGCATTTCTAATTTGCTGAGCGGTTGCCATATAGCTGTTTTTACAAGTATAACGATTAATTTATGGGCTTGTTTTTGCTGTTGGTTTTTTGTTGATCATGAAATTGTAATAATAGCTTTCAAAATATTTGAAAGTTGGTTTTGTAGCTAATTAATTTAGTTTTAAAAAATTTTAATGTGGATAATTTTTTACAATAAAGCTAAAATAATTAGTATTTTTGTAGTTAATTATTCCTTTAATTAAAGTAAGCAATATGATCCAGGTAAACGATTTTTTATATGGTAAAATGGAACTGCCAATGGTATTTTCTGATCTGTTAAATACCGATGTTTTAAAAAGGTTAGGGGGGATTCATCAAAGCGGTGCTATATTTTTGGTCAATCCAGATATTTGCCATTCGCGCTTGGAGCATGCCATAGGAGTGACCATGTTAATCCGGATGCTAGGCGGTTCAGAACTGGAGCAAATTGCCGGGTTGCTGCATGACATTTCGCATACAGCTTTTTCTCATGTAGGCGATTATGTTTTTGGCAATACAGATGAAGATTATCATGAAAAGGTTTTTGCTGAAGTTTTATGTAAATCTGAAGTGCCAGATGTGCTGTTGAATTATGGATATAATGTTAACCAGATTTTGTATGGTACCTTTGATATTTTAGAGCAGCCCTTGCCGGCGCTCTGTGCCGATCGTTTGGACTACACTTTACGTGATGGTGTTCATGGTGGGATAATTTCCCGTCAGCGTGCCCGCGAATTCTTGACTTCAATTGTTTTGAAGGATGGAAAAATAGCGGTGAGTGCAGAAACTGAAGTGGTTTGGATTAATGAAGCCTTCAAGAAGCTGAATAATGATCTGTTTAAATTGCCACTTCATTTATATGCCAATGGCAAAATGGCCGAACTAATTAAGAAATTTCTAAATAAAGGAATATTGGTTGAAAGTGATATGTTTAAAACAGATACCATGCTGCTGAATAAAATTAGAACATCCTATGAAGGATATGAAGCCATTAAGTCGATTAAACAGTTAAAAGGTTTTGCCGAATTTATGCGCCATGGCGCAGTACCTAAAATCAAAACAAGAACATTAAATGCTTTGTTGGTTTAGCGTTTAGGGGGTAGGTGTTTAGTGTCGATTATCCGCTTCGTTTCTTTCTCCTGAATCAATAACCAATGGTTATCATCAATCAACTAATTTATGATCGAAATACAGAAAGAAAGGATTATGACTCATTGAATCTCCTGAGGAACAGTTTATTGTCTAAAAACCAATATAAATAACATAGAAATTCAAAGAGATAGCTCCCCCAAGATTTCGTCATTTCGAGCGGCGTGCAACGCAGTCGAGAAATCTGCCAAGATAGATCTCTCTCCCGAACGTTCGGGACTGCGCTCCAGTCGAGATGACGATGCTTTTTATTGAAAGTCTGTCAATGGTAACTTGTTTCAAGGGCTTTCCTATATAACGAGAATAAAACCAATGGCTAATTGAACCAATCAACCAAACCGTTTCAGTAGAATTAACGTATATTGTGAAAAATATAAAGATATGTCTGCAATAGAAATTATTTTAATAGGAGTGGTTATCCTGCTTATTTTTGGTGGCAAAAAAATACCTGAATTGATGCGGGGAATAGGGAGAAGTGTGAAAGAATTTAAGGATGCAAAAGATGAACCTCCTGTTAAATAATTGTGCCGAATAAAACTTTCTGTTCATGGAGCTGTTTTATCTAAAATAAACGCCAATATGGAAAATAAAAAAGAAGATCTGGCTAAATCAAAATCCGATTTTACAGCAGAAAATGCAAGGCATCCCGAAAAGGGATTAAATGATTGGAATGACCGTTTAGACGAAAATCTGGAGCCTGAAGATCATAACGATAGTGTTGCAGATGAGAAAGCCAAAGATTTCTCAGCAAAATACGGTAGCGGCGATCAGTCCGACCAAGGCAGTAACTGAATATTTATCTTATAGCCACTTTAATAAGGTGGCTTTTTTGTTTTGCATAATATTGTCATCATTCCCGACCCCGTTTTTCGAATACCATTACATTTGTATTTGAAACTTTTTTACACCACTTCTATAGTTTATTACACGAAAGACGGTTTTTCTGCTTAAAAATTGTTAAAATCTATTAATTGTTTTTTCTTGTGATTTGATTAATAGTATATTGCATCTCTAATCAAACAAACATGTTTAACGTTTTCAAACTAAGCTGATAAGTGATGAGCAGGCATTGGTTATTGGTT
Encoded proteins:
- a CDS encoding BamA/TamA family outer membrane protein — protein: MIKRFTLFTILFFINFIAFAQDDVKYRVILFGDAGEMNPAQMQDLKNAAKQILPKKTTVVYLGDNIYPTGMGLPGSVEEEETKKILRSQFEPMRKMGAAVYFVPGNHDWDKSGPKGLAKIKAQDDFLKAQNDPLLRLIPENGCPDPVAIKLTDKLTIIAYDSEWWVFPYNKSNPNGECECRTKDEVIVKMEQLLEENKDKVILLASHHPFQSYGPHGGYFNLRNHLFPLTSLNKNLYIPMPVLGSVYPLLRSTLLSPEDLNHPAYKDMIKSITGVFGDYPNVTYVAGHEHGLQLIKGKQLQIISGSGSKVSPNKEGKTSLFHEMQQGYVVADQLKNNDMRYEYYIYSDTSVKKVYSYVKKFETIPQKVRNRDKAITADSIFVRVKPEYDSVGRFHRYVFGENYRKEYAARTKVPVLRVSQMMGGLKATQRGGGNQSRSLRLEDKDGKEYVLRSVEKYPEVLLPAALRETFAKDVIKDNMSAQHPFSALVVPELAKAGGIPHSNPIIGWVSPDDNLGEFESAFANTLCLFEEREPTGESDSSPKMDKKLTDDNDNRLDGPAWVKARAFDVLLGDWDRHEDQWRWKETKTKDGSLYSPVPRDRDQVFFRSDGFLQRYTQSSSLLPMMQGYERGIKDINWFLWEGREISSRWTANIDEAEFDKIVKDFCANYNDAVFEKALKKLPEPSYSLHHDAFLAQMRNRIATLPKLMNQYYHFFNRIVDIEVTNKNELIQITDAGNDGLRVKINKISKEGNIKDELFDRKFDPKVTKEIRVYMHNGNDSLILNNKNSNIKLRIIGGKGTKVYDFANSNGSVKLYGRTDKATYNGEDANKIRKIISNDTSNFSYIPKDMYRRKSWLLNAGYNNDDGVLLGLIYKQTNPGFRKQPYGNSQTISFLHSFSTKAFRFNYKGEWLKALGKGDFVLKADAFAPNNTQNFFGLGNETPFNDDDNISYYRARFNLYQVDASIRWRRPKSTFSVGPSYQYYKFNQEDNDGRFIENPSQLHSSDSLTVRNEKMFAGAFVNFTNNTRDNDLLPTLGSFVDFKLLGYKGVNKYSNSYGQFTASIALYKNLDGRKNFILADRFGGGITIGKPAFYQALFLGGQGNLLGYRQFRFAGEHMFYNNLELRAKLGDLVSYVLPGQVGLLGFYDVGRVWKRDEASTLWHHGVGGGVYFAPASLTVVRFVMAHSSDGWYPYVSLNFRY
- a CDS encoding GAF domain-containing protein; protein product: MKTEKSVKSEFYRFLLQKIEKDDVLLGNISAEDLSKYKDTLELIFTILTPLMDNEDDLFWALSTPIPDQIFFSTNAFYKFFKDHDPKNKVTKDNEPVEKKQLKFIYNVILGRFYNFASVLKNEIIYAHINQETKLTQYYNIQTDTKFVDIMHKGDLPELNFEELGKHFQDETELEYLVKHLPLQNFHFEGFSIISITDVTLQHAIDGIRDALVNHNYQTEAYTHVIHALKTLSGNGKLEFGLMPFLTVNNKLVFDNQEFSQSMLINSAKSSNLEEEVFYSLVDKYKENPRSIFVSSINDDQIDKDPFLRVLKAAGVCSYSVLPVYYNTQLAGVLEVYSSEEVVVDDKLLSRLRPAMPLIGQLFQYSIEEFDAKMDEVLMDKFTALQPSVQWKFNEAVWHFLQQNNSHHKLKEIETITFKHMYPLFGAIDIRNSTIERNKALKDDMEVQLNSLIDTLKAIRKHVSLELTNKLLFNCKDWIKRIGDFASSNEENKLNEFLEIEVYPFLSIIKGNYPVTAEFVDRYFEVIVPETGAAFANRRQLEVSMQLINTEVSQYLEKSQANLQASYPCYFAKFRTDGVEYDIYIGQEIAPDRPFDLLYLKNIRLWQLTSMVDIARLSKGLIDEMPRALETTQLIFIHSNAIDISFRNDERRFDVEGAYNIRYEVVKKRIDKVLVKGTTERLTQPHKIAMVYFNPEEAKEYLEYIKYMQVQGYLNDDLEQLELDELQGVSGLKALRVGVKYLENKVATKTDAAKKLKPKEIKSIEKEIAKVLQH
- a CDS encoding GIN domain-containing protein, encoding MKTSIKTLIATSLTAIVLSSAVFTTSVSATEKEPDAILKISAFKRISVKGNIELTIIQRSNPGISYTDDNTGTAKVMQDGDNLKITSTSTEKAKLTVYVNDFYRIEASENAIVKTEGKLRTKYLQIFLKGNAHAEINTSSEGLYTVISDQADLKLSGSTDNHTLVMGKSQKLTIDRFAALKTNISSVETDAVEKEIAAIK
- a CDS encoding two-component system response regulator yields the protein MKKKVVLVQDNKDILDIMDQVLEEEGFDVTASLTTEPIDKIDEIEPDVVIVDDHIKGKKKGSQVIKELKSDPETEDVSAVLTSTSNNLPQQAEDCKADDYIEKPFDIDHMVEVVKKNS
- a CDS encoding AarF/ABC1/UbiB kinase family protein, which gives rise to MKTQKSIPTTKVERSAKFVKTGIQIGGNYIKHYSKKLFNPEMDREQLNEDNATDIYKSLSELKGSALKIAQMLSMDKNILPKSYVDKFTQSQYNAPPLSGPLIVRTFTKNFGKTPENIFDSFNLSSSNAASIGQVHQATLNGKKLAIKIQYPGVGDSISSDLKLVKPFAFRLLGMSERELNIYIKEVEERLLEETDYELEVKRSIEFSEACKNLNHVVFPKYYPELSGKRIITMDWIDGLHLKEFLQTNPSQELRNKIGQALWDFYNFQQHELRAVHADPHPGNFMITPDENLGVIDFGCIKEIPDDFYYPFFSLISTDVINDKNKTIDAFRKLDMIHADDSPEQIEFYYKSYREMISLFARPYTSKSFDFSKPDFFEQLYLYGEKISKMPEFKQARGVKHFIYVNRTNFGLYTILHELKATVKTDTYKPDVSA
- a CDS encoding TetR family transcriptional regulator C-terminal domain-containing protein, which codes for MATAQQIRNAYLDYVLTNDEKPKSVYIFVKKLKITEADFYQFFSSFESIEKTIWFELTFETINKIKEQEVWLQYTAREKMLSFFYSYLENLKNERSFVIYSLKNHRGKFSTPDVLAGVKPIFENFAQEIIEEGLDSGELAERRFLSKRYKDALWIQFAFIVNFWINDDSEGFEKSDEAIEKGINVTFDLFQHSPIDNLLEYGKFLSRNGKFADKMRF
- a CDS encoding HD domain-containing protein yields the protein MIQVNDFLYGKMELPMVFSDLLNTDVLKRLGGIHQSGAIFLVNPDICHSRLEHAIGVTMLIRMLGGSELEQIAGLLHDISHTAFSHVGDYVFGNTDEDYHEKVFAEVLCKSEVPDVLLNYGYNVNQILYGTFDILEQPLPALCADRLDYTLRDGVHGGIISRQRAREFLTSIVLKDGKIAVSAETEVVWINEAFKKLNNDLFKLPLHLYANGKMAELIKKFLNKGILVESDMFKTDTMLLNKIRTSYEGYEAIKSIKQLKGFAEFMRHGAVPKIKTRTLNALLV
- a CDS encoding twin-arginine translocase TatA/TatE family subunit, with protein sequence MSAIEIILIGVVILLIFGGKKIPELMRGIGRSVKEFKDAKDEPPVK